A genome region from Lactobacillus sp. ESL0791 includes the following:
- a CDS encoding NAD(P)-dependent oxidoreductase, which produces MKVFVVGATGMAGSAFVKAAVKQGIAVVANGRSEEKLTQLKEEVPQIEVLAKDAFTLTKEDFAGCAAVLDAFATTPNKAYLQTDLAAHLVHLLRENSKIRLGVILGAGSLTTGSDHHLVVKDFEKDPTTKSWRATPQNQYKEYQFLQNVDNVDWFGVSPALSFIPGKKTAKILSGDNELLYNDHHESVTTAGTMAAALVDELITPKHHQTRFTVANG; this is translated from the coding sequence ATGAAAGTTTTTGTAGTCGGGGCCACCGGAATGGCGGGTTCAGCCTTTGTCAAGGCAGCAGTTAAACAAGGAATTGCCGTTGTTGCTAACGGCCGCTCTGAAGAAAAGCTGACCCAGCTGAAAGAAGAAGTACCCCAAATCGAAGTTTTGGCCAAAGACGCCTTCACGCTGACTAAAGAAGATTTCGCGGGCTGCGCTGCTGTCCTGGATGCCTTCGCCACCACTCCTAACAAGGCATACCTGCAGACCGACCTAGCGGCGCATCTCGTTCACTTGCTGCGGGAAAACAGCAAAATTCGCCTGGGTGTTATCCTCGGCGCCGGCAGCCTAACCACGGGAAGCGATCACCACTTGGTTGTTAAGGATTTTGAAAAAGATCCGACAACTAAATCCTGGCGCGCTACCCCGCAAAATCAATATAAGGAATACCAGTTTTTGCAAAACGTTGATAACGTTGACTGGTTTGGTGTCTCACCTGCCCTCAGTTTTATTCCGGGTAAAAAGACAGCCAAAATATTATCCGGCGACAACGAGCTTCTCTATAACGATCACCACGAGTCCGTCACCACTGCCGGGACCATGGCGGCAGCTTTGGTTGATGAACTGATTACTCCGAAGCACCACCAAACCCGTTTCACAGTTGCTAACGGCTAG
- a CDS encoding MFS transporter, with product MKNKYTANQKWTVASFSLGTMLEGMDVMLLSFALIPIITELHISGAAGGMISWITTLGMLVGSIVFGTLADTFGRVKTFNYTLLIVGVATGLMYFANNIYLIYLLRFFVGFGNGGEYGTGVTLVTENFKDKKIGTLLGFIQTVGEMGVIIAALLSSVILPRYGWHALFLLGLLPIIFAFFVRMNLKENPNFVAHANKEKKKFSLSKFGQLFAGPKIAWQTIAIIIMVTVENAGYYGLINWLPSIMQKKLGVSITKSSLWMITTIIGVCLGMIVFGKVLDNFGPRIAFTIFNLGAAVLVYTILTASSGLTLLLSTTFVGFFAGATYMGFGVIVSQLYPMSIRDTANSFIMSCGKAIGGFSSVVIGFLMDHSTLMMIIVFLSVIYLVSTLALYTIPSLKSKKFN from the coding sequence ATGAAAAATAAATATACTGCTAATCAAAAGTGGACTGTTGCGTCATTTTCGCTCGGAACAATGTTGGAAGGCATGGATGTGATGCTGCTTTCTTTTGCCTTAATCCCGATTATTACCGAGCTGCATATTAGTGGGGCAGCTGGCGGCATGATCAGCTGGATTACCACCCTGGGCATGTTGGTGGGTTCAATCGTTTTTGGAACGTTGGCTGACACCTTTGGGCGGGTGAAAACTTTTAACTATACCCTGTTGATTGTCGGAGTTGCTACCGGCTTAATGTATTTTGCCAATAATATTTATTTGATTTACCTGCTGCGCTTTTTCGTGGGCTTTGGTAACGGAGGTGAATACGGCACCGGGGTCACCCTGGTGACGGAAAACTTTAAGGATAAAAAAATCGGCACCCTGCTGGGTTTTATCCAAACGGTTGGTGAAATGGGCGTAATTATTGCGGCCCTTTTGTCGTCGGTTATTTTGCCGCGGTATGGTTGGCATGCCCTGTTTCTTCTCGGATTGCTGCCGATTATCTTTGCCTTTTTTGTCAGAATGAACTTAAAGGAAAATCCTAATTTTGTGGCTCATGCAAATAAAGAAAAGAAGAAATTCTCGCTCAGTAAGTTCGGACAACTGTTTGCTGGTCCCAAGATTGCCTGGCAGACAATTGCCATTATTATTATGGTGACAGTTGAAAATGCCGGCTACTATGGCCTAATTAACTGGCTGCCATCAATCATGCAGAAAAAATTAGGCGTCAGCATTACCAAATCGTCCTTATGGATGATCACAACGATTATTGGTGTCTGCCTGGGAATGATCGTTTTTGGCAAGGTCTTGGATAATTTTGGCCCGCGGATTGCCTTTACAATTTTTAATTTAGGTGCGGCAGTCTTGGTGTACACGATTCTAACCGCATCCAGCGGCTTAACCTTGCTGCTGTCTACCACCTTTGTCGGTTTCTTTGCTGGTGCGACCTATATGGGTTTCGGCGTGATTGTCAGCCAGCTGTACCCAATGAGCATCAGGGATACGGCCAACAGTTTTATCATGAGCTGCGGCAAGGCCATTGGTGGTTTTTCTTCGGTTGTGATTGGCTTTTTGATGGATCACTCGACTCTGATGATGATCATCGTCTTTTTGTCAGTTATTTATCTTGTCAGTACGCTAGCACTCTATACGATACCAAGCTTGAAGAGTAAGAAGTTTAATTAG